One genomic window of Centroberyx gerrardi isolate f3 chromosome 15, fCenGer3.hap1.cur.20231027, whole genome shotgun sequence includes the following:
- the adob gene encoding 2-aminoethanethiol (cysteamine) dioxygenase b produces MKPRESSMASIAQRIARQALLTFRTPLPVGEAGKAGKAFLENHGKLKSLMTEVRAADLKLAPRIADSSPGVPPHLYHGAPPVTYMHICETDEFSMGVFLLKNGASIPLHDHPGMHGMLKVMYGKVRISCFDRSDRPAADPQAAPAPGQRGALRRAVLRSTGEYTEESGPCVLAPDRDNLHQIDAVDGPTAFLDILAPPYDPDDGRDCHYYKVLTETEGQQTEEAQKEKEKEKEPEVWLMEISQPPDFWCGGEPYPGPEVSL; encoded by the coding sequence ATGAAGCCGAGAGAAAGCAGCATGGCCTCCATCGCTCAGAGGATCGCGCGGCAGGCTCTGCTCACCTTCAGGACGCCTCTGCCGGTCGGTGAGGCCGGTAAAGCCGGTAAAGCTTTCCTGGAGAACCACGGCAAGCTGAAGAGCCTGATGACGGAAGTGCGAGCGGCGGACCTGAAGCTCGCGCCCCGGATAGCCGACAGCTCGCCCGGCGTGCCCCCGCACCTGTACCACGGCGCGCCTCCGGTCACCTACATGCACATCTGCGAGACGGACGAGTTCAGCATGGGGGTGTTCCTGCTGAAGAACGGCGCCTCCATCCCGCTGCACGACCACCCGGGGATGCACGGCATGCTCAAAGTCATGTACGGCAAAGTCCGGATCAGCTGCTTCGACAGGTCGGACCGGCCGGCCGCCGACCCGCAGGCGGCCCCCGCCCCGGGCCAGAGAGGCGCCCTGCGGCGGGCCGTGCTCCGCTCCACCGGGGAGTACACGGAGGAGAGCGGCCCGTGCGTCCTCGCCCCGGACCGGGACAACCTGCACCAGATCGACGCCGTGGACGGACCGACGGCTTTCCTGGACATCCTGGCCCCGCCGTACGACCCGGACGACGGCAGAGACTGTCATTACTACAAGGTGCTGACAGAGACGGAGGGGCAGCAGACGGAGGAGGcgcagaaggagaaggagaaggagaaggagccgGAGGTCTGGCTGATGGAGATCTCCCAGCCTCCGGATTTCTGGTGCGGCGGGGAGCCGTACCCCGGCCCGGAGGTCTCCCTCTGA
- the znf365 gene encoding protein ZNF365 encodes MQQKLCSRGSGSFLLERNGQACGAVSEPAAAASSSLPFRCPRCGEQERFRSLASLRAHLEYRHSYRSPDVIAGSFSITGKPPDPAAAAFPWHDMSLPTRRGQHSGGRALHVRSLSDCRDSGFLHSYGSARRRTQSVGVGTQAEEEEEEDEEEEDGGTEDEEVGDEEEEEGEEGGGGRNEQDMKLFTKKSDPCLHLLNHHHLPFPPPAPLGPLPDPGRDPDCTAEQNSYSGLETAAASAAVRRRLASILRAADSTMQRRLARVSTELAQTDTELLCERAHSQHLAQERQEVADRERSLSRQVDVAVMVIATLREQLNASENELERREREVITIQKFLEAAARQETCGKVRIQRFIENLLRRIALAERLVEYYQGNSSPPHCSHYKQHQQSTDNGHHRITKSRSAGGQLSSSGLHDNRTHSSSQFGGRPPFSKPDRDREHRERLAQSSRLFCRPEHRDDIWNHQRRRSAGYEA; translated from the exons ATGCAGCAGAAGTTGTGTTCCAGAGGTTCTGGTTCTTTCCTCCTGGAGAGAAACGGTCAAGCCTGCGGAGCGGTCAGCgagcccgccgccgccgcctcctcctcgctcccgTTCCGCTGCCCGCGCTGCGGCGAGCAGGAGCGCTTCCGCAGCCTGGCCTCGCTGCGCGCCCACCTGGAGTACCGCCACTCGTACCGCTCGCCGGACGTGATCGCCGGGAGCTTCAGCATCACCGGGAAACCCCCCGacccggcggcggcggcgttcCCCTGGCACGACATGAGCCTGCCGACCCGCAGGGGGCAGCACAGCGGCGGGCGGGCGCTGCACGTGCGCTCCCTCAGCGACTGCAGAGACAGCGGCTTCCTCCACTCCTACGGCTCCGCCAGGAGGCGCACCCAGAGCGTGGGGGTGGGGACGcaggccgaggaggaggaggaggaagacgaggaggaagaggacgggGGGACGGAGGATGAAGAAGTGggggacgaagaggaggaggagggggaagagggaggtggCGGTAGAAATGAGCAAGATATGAAATTGTTCACCAAAAAGTCAGATCCGTGCCTCCACCTCCTCAACCACCATCACCTCCCGttcccccctcctgctcctctcggCCCCCTGCCCGACCCGGGCCGGGACCCAG ACTGTACCGCAGAGCAGAACTCGTACTCGGGGCTGGAGACGGCGGCGGCCTCGGCGGCGGTGCGGCGGCGGCTGGCCAGCATCCTGCGGGCGGCGGACAGCACCATGCAGCGCCGGCTGGCCAGGGTGAGCACCGAGCTGGCCCAGACCGACACCGAGCTGCTGTGTGAGCGCGCTCACTCGCAGCACCTGGcccaggagaggcaggaggtggCCGACAGGGAGCGCTCGCTCAGCCGGCAGGTGGACGTGGCCGTCATGGTGATCGCCACGCTGAGGGAGCAGCTCAACGCCTCCGAGAACGAGCTGGAACGACGAGAGAG GGAGGTGATAACCATCCAGAAGTTTCTGGAGGCGGCGGCTCGCCAGGAGACGTGCGGGAAGGTCCGAATCCAGCGCTTCATCGAGAACCTGCTCCGACGCATCGCTCTGGCCGAGAGGCTGGTGGAGTATTACCAAGGAAACAGCAGCCCGCCACACTGCAGCCACTACaag cagcaccagcagtcAACTGACAACGGACATCACAGAATCACTAAAAGCAG GTCGGCGGGGGGTCAGCTGTCCTCCTCCGGTCTCCACGACAACAGAACCCACTCCTCCTCCCAGTTCGGAGGCCGTCCCCCGTTCTCCAAACCGGACCGGGACCGGGAGCACCGGGAGCGCCTGGCCCAGTCGTCCCGGCTGTTCTGCCGAcccgaacacagagacgacatCTGGAACCACCAGCGCCGCCGCTCCGCCGGGTACGAGGCCTAG